AATTGATAATGTCAATAACTTAATTAATTTTATTAATATTTAATCAGCAATAAATTGATTTTAATGATTTTCAGACCTGCAGGATTTGTTCTGTCAAATCCGAATCGTTGCCGGGCGCAGATTTGCTGTATATGCTGTCACCCCCTTCGCCGTTCACTAGCGGCTCAAGGACGTAGCGCGGCCTTGCCCGCAAAACGAATGTCCTGTTTTTTTACGAATCCATGCCGGAATGTAACAAAAAAAGGACACCTTTCAGCTTCTTCCCTGGCATAGATTTTGCTTGAAATAAATGGATGGGTGCACACATGAAAAACAAAACAACAGTTTGCCTGCTGGCTTTTTTGATGCTTCCCATGGCGGCCCGCGCCCAGCGGAGGCAGATCAGCCTCGTGGGAACGGTGGGCATGGCCACCGGCAACATGGAAAGGCTGATCGTCAACCTGGGGATCGAAATGGAGGTTTTTCATCATTTCTACGCGCAGGTCAGCTTCGACAACTTCCTCACTTGGGACTCCCTGACGGGCTATTATGCCCGGGACGGCCGTATCTGGTTCGACCCGGCGATACGCACCCGGGTTTTCGGTATGAACCTCTTGGGGACCTTCAAGCTCCCCCTGACCCAACAGAGCGCATGGTTTGCCAAGGCCGGCGTTGCCTACACGTTCCGTTCCCGGTATTTTTATGACAATTACTACTATGATGGCTTCGGCGATTACGGGTACGGCGACTACTACGATTATTATGGCGAGTCGTACTCCAGTGAGGATGAGAACCCGATGCGGACCGGTTTGGCCTACGTCCTGGGAACGGGGATCGAATACCGGCTCAACAAAAAACTGGCCCTGACCGGCGGCGGTACCTATGAGTCCCTGTTTGATCAGACTCCCGCATCCGGGAATAACGGAGAACACGGCAACTGGGTGAAACTCTACATCGGATTCAACTACCGGATCAGATAAGAACAAAAGGGCGAACACGGGGGTTCGCCCCTACAAATTCCATGATCACGCATCCCCTGCGGGGGTATATGATTTGTGTTGTCACGAAGTTAACCCAGCAGATTGATCCTGGTGAAAATGTAGTCCAGATCCTCTTCCTTCAGCACCACGCGAAAATAATCGCTGTCGCCGAGTTGCTGCGGCTGGTAGCCTTCGGACTCGAAATACTTGGCCGACTTGCGGCGGTCAAACCAGTAGACCAGGGCGATGCGGCCGCGGACGATCTCGATGGCCGTGATGCCGTGGCGGCCGATGCCGCAGCCCGAATTGAACAGGCAGGGCAGCAGCGGGCCGTCGTGGTAGAGATTTTCCGCGCGCCGCACCTGGCGGTCCTTATGCTGCAGCTTGATATATTCCTCTTTCAGGCGTGCCAGCTTTTGCTCCAGTTCCTGCTTCGCGGCAGCTTTGGCCCGCGGATACTTGCGGCAAAGATTCTCGATCTCGATCTTCAGGGTTTCCAGGCGCGGCAGGGATTCGAATAAAGGCCGGTGGGTATG
This is a stretch of genomic DNA from Candidatus Aminicenantes bacterium. It encodes these proteins:
- a CDS encoding metallophosphoesterase; amino-acid sequence: KIRLGGKLLFVMHGHQTSSLNWAFQTFGILFLRWLLRPLGIGNYTVAESSRRRFRVERRMYSFAREKKVMALIGHTHRPLFESLPRLETLKIEIENLCRKYPRAKAAAKQELEQKLARLKEEYIKLQHKDRQVRRAENLYHDGPLLPCLFNSGCGIGRHGITAIEIVRGRIALVYWFDRRKSAKYFESEGYQPQQLGDSDYFRVVLKEEDLDYIFTRINLLG